In Candidatus Binataceae bacterium, the genomic window TCGAGAATGTCGCGACGCTGCCGGAGTTTCGGGGCCGGGGACTCGTCGGCATCCTCATAGAACACGCGCTCGTCGAAGGGCGCAGGCGAGGATTCAGCGAGGCTCAAATTACCTTTCTCATCGGCAACGACCCGGCCGAGCGCGCGTATGCAAAAGCCGGATTTACCTTCGAGGCCGAAAAGCGTCATCCGGATCATGAAGCGGCCTGTGGGTCACCCGGTCTGCGCCGATTCACGCGCAAGCTGTGAGCCGTGCGCAGAAACCAGGAGCCAAGATGTTGAAATTCGATCACCTGGCGCTGCCGGTGGCGAACTGCAAAAGGTCTCGCGATTGGTATCTGAAAACTCTGGGATTCAAAGTCGAGTTCGAAAATCCCAAGACCAAAACCATCGCCATCCAGGATCAAGCGGGATTCACGATTTTCCTGAACCAGGTTGCAGACAAGATTGCAGGGGCAAAATGCACCCTGGTCATTCAGGTCAAGGATGTTGATCGCAAACATCGCGAACTTGTGCGCAAGGGCATCAAGTTCATGAATGCCCCGCAGAAGCTGATGTGGGGATACGGCGCCGAGCTGACCGACCCCGACGGCTACCAGATCAATTTGTGGGACAAAGTCAGCATGCGCACCAAGAGCGGGAGCTAACCATCGCAACCCAGCCCAACCTGACCCGCACCGTCCAGAGCATCGAGAACGGGATCGCCGCGAACCTGCATCTCGGCGCGCAGCTCTACGTATCGCGCAACGGTCGGACGATTGCGGATCTTGCTCTCGGCGAGGCGCGCCACGGAGTACCGATGCGCCCCGACCACCTGACGCTGTGGATGTCAGCGACCAAACCGGTAACCGCGGTGGCGATTGGCCAGATGCGGGATAAAGGCTGGCTCGCATTCGATGACCGGGTCGCGAAGTACATTCCCGAGTTCGCAATCAAAGGCAAGGGGCCGATCACTATCCGCCACGTCCTGACCCACACCGGCGGATTTCCGAGAGCGGTCGGCCCGTGGAGGTATGATCCCTGGGAGAAGATCATCGCGGAGATCTGCGATGCCCCGCTGGAACCCGGATGGATACCCGGTCGCGATTGCGGGTATCACGTCGCCTCAGGTTGGTATGTGCTGGGCGAAATTGTTCGCCGACTCGATGGGCGCCCTTATCATCGCTACGTGCGGGAAGCGATTTTCGAACCGCTGGGCATGAACGACTCGTGGCTGGGCCTGCCCGTTGATCGTTACGATGATTTCAGCGAGCGCATCGTGCCGATGCACTTTGCCGATGGCAACGCGCTACCCATCCCTCACATGTACAAATACTTTCGCGACGCTCCTGAGGCGTTGGCGAATTGCCGCCCCGGGGGGAACGGCCGCGGCCCGATTCGTGAGTTGGGCCGTTTCTATGAAGCGTTGCTCGAGGGAGGCCGCAACATCATAAGCAGGGAGACGATCGAAACTCTGACCGCCCGCCATACAGTTGGACTCAAAGATCGAATTTTTAATTTTCCGCTCGACCGCGGATTGGGGTTCGTAATCGATTCCAAACAATACGGCCCCGCAGCCGCCTGGTACGGAAGCCGTTGCTCGGCGCGCGCCTTCGGCCATGCGGGCTACGTATCCTCGGTAGGCTTTGCCGATCCCGAATATGGTCTTGCGATCGTCCTGGTCTTCAACGGCATGCTGGATGCGGCGCCGGCGAGGCACGACGCGAGAATCAGCGCCGCCATCGATGCTGTCTACGAGGACCTGAAACTCGGCTGATTGGTTTCCGGCTTCACGCCCACCCCGCCCGCCGTGTTTGCGGGAGTGGCTTCGATTGCCGAGGCGATGTCCCGCGACAGGCGCCCGAGCGCCCGGCTCATCGCCGCAGCGGAATCAGAGGTGTCACCCGGCTTGGCCGTCTCCGTGTAGGTGGAATCACGTACGATCAACAGCTTTCCGGTTCCGTTCAGCACCTGCCAATGAGCAGTCAGATCAACCTTGCCGTCTTTGTCGCTCTCGAACCGGTACACGTTGACCTTGATCTGGT contains:
- a CDS encoding VOC family protein yields the protein MKFDHLALPVANCKRSRDWYLKTLGFKVEFENPKTKTIAIQDQAGFTIFLNQVADKIAGAKCTLVIQVKDVDRKHRELVRKGIKFMNAPQKLMWGYGAELTDPDGYQINLWDKVSMRTKSGS
- a CDS encoding serine hydrolase domain-containing protein, which translates into the protein MGQSQHAHQERELTIATQPNLTRTVQSIENGIAANLHLGAQLYVSRNGRTIADLALGEARHGVPMRPDHLTLWMSATKPVTAVAIGQMRDKGWLAFDDRVAKYIPEFAIKGKGPITIRHVLTHTGGFPRAVGPWRYDPWEKIIAEICDAPLEPGWIPGRDCGYHVASGWYVLGEIVRRLDGRPYHRYVREAIFEPLGMNDSWLGLPVDRYDDFSERIVPMHFADGNALPIPHMYKYFRDAPEALANCRPGGNGRGPIRELGRFYEALLEGGRNIISRETIETLTARHTVGLKDRIFNFPLDRGLGFVIDSKQYGPAAAWYGSRCSARAFGHAGYVSSVGFADPEYGLAIVLVFNGMLDAAPARHDARISAAIDAVYEDLKLG